A single Halarcobacter anaerophilus DNA region contains:
- a CDS encoding FAD-dependent oxidoreductase, translating into MYDVVIVGAGAAGFGCALTLASANDKFEWAKDKTYLMFDNNKSDLNAAKYCNVAGVDFGINGVELLEKMKKQLSNFKACQLKNDTVTKIEKSDNIFKVTAQNETVEAKIVVLATGFHKFEIKCEGVEVKANDNAPKPNLIYIENKNNLIKENLYVAGLASKVPTMLSVASGDGAKVACDIFKQWSGKVAVVHDFASKK; encoded by the coding sequence ATGTATGATGTAGTTATCGTAGGAGCTGGAGCTGCCGGTTTTGGTTGTGCTTTGACGTTAGCAAGTGCAAATGATAAATTTGAGTGGGCAAAAGATAAAACCTATTTAATGTTTGACAACAACAAAAGTGACTTAAATGCAGCTAAATATTGCAATGTTGCGGGAGTTGATTTTGGTATAAACGGAGTTGAGCTTTTGGAAAAGATGAAAAAACAATTATCTAATTTTAAAGCTTGCCAATTAAAAAACGATACGGTAACAAAAATAGAAAAATCTGATAATATTTTCAAAGTTACTGCACAAAATGAAACCGTAGAAGCAAAAATCGTAGTTCTTGCAACAGGTTTCCATAAATTTGAAATAAAATGTGAAGGTGTTGAAGTAAAAGCAAATGATAATGCACCAAAACCAAATCTAATCTATATTGAAAATAAAAACAATCTTATAAAAGAAAACCTCTATGTTGCAGGACTTGCGAGTAAAGTTCCCACAATGCTCAGCGTAGCAAGCGGAGACGGAGCAAAAGTTGCTTGCGATATTTTTAAACAATGGTCGGGAAAAGTTGCAGTCGTACATGATTTTGCATCTAAAAAATAG
- a CDS encoding nickel/cobalt transporter, producing MQNLISRYFLLLLLFSHTLFGCALCTLYSPETKVSLEINADDLYIKNAKVTWVLTKEFTQQLKDVYDLNQNSQIDKSEIPPIEQALIDYIKPKNFLTHISYDKVIDEENSKKIDVRSYKTYIKNSLLHFEYLLNLNYKVVKDNILYVNINDDQNYFILIMVKRAVNFNAPFKFDEVFNRQSVAFYINPSSVIQSNIEQTKKEKEENQELEKNEETPNETLLSKYTKKLKSYLVKIEKGDNWALVMLLFVSFLYGIVHALGPGHGKSLAFSYFASNKSSFTKAFFISQASAFIHIIGALILVLVSVFILESVLNNFVKDSVEILTKVSAVLIMILAMYILYNKLNNKGCSCSSCSVEQKPVWSATAPNKAVKLKPNFMKKDLYFVLTAGLIPCPGTVILFIYAFILKTYFAVLLASIFISLGMGIVIFASSFLGVSLNKISSKSHNITNFLEIAAPVIMFVLGMLLFLNAAIV from the coding sequence TTGCAAAATCTTATAAGTAGATATTTTCTTCTTTTATTACTATTTTCGCATACCCTTTTTGGGTGTGCGCTTTGTACTTTGTACTCTCCTGAAACAAAAGTCTCTCTTGAAATAAATGCAGACGATTTATATATTAAAAATGCAAAAGTTACCTGGGTTTTAACAAAAGAGTTTACTCAGCAGTTAAAAGATGTTTATGATTTAAACCAAAACTCTCAAATCGATAAAAGTGAAATACCTCCTATTGAACAAGCTTTAATTGATTATATAAAACCTAAAAATTTTCTTACTCATATCTCTTACGATAAAGTTATAGATGAAGAGAACTCAAAGAAAATAGATGTAAGAAGTTATAAAACTTATATAAAAAACTCACTTTTGCATTTTGAATATCTTTTAAATTTAAACTATAAAGTCGTAAAAGATAATATTCTTTATGTAAATATAAATGATGACCAAAACTATTTTATTTTAATAATGGTAAAAAGAGCAGTTAACTTTAATGCTCCTTTTAAATTTGATGAGGTTTTCAACAGACAAAGCGTTGCTTTTTATATAAATCCCTCTTCTGTAATTCAATCAAATATTGAACAAACAAAAAAGGAAAAAGAGGAGAATCAAGAGCTTGAAAAAAATGAAGAAACTCCTAACGAAACACTTCTTTCTAAATATACAAAAAAACTAAAAAGTTATCTTGTAAAGATAGAAAAAGGTGATAACTGGGCTTTAGTTATGCTTTTATTTGTCTCTTTTCTTTATGGAATAGTTCATGCTTTAGGACCGGGGCATGGAAAATCTTTGGCATTTTCATATTTTGCTTCAAATAAAAGTTCTTTTACAAAAGCTTTTTTTATCTCTCAAGCCAGCGCTTTTATTCATATAATAGGAGCTTTGATTTTAGTTCTTGTTTCGGTATTTATTTTAGAATCTGTGTTAAATAATTTTGTAAAAGATTCTGTAGAGATATTAACAAAAGTCTCGGCAGTATTGATTATGATTTTAGCTATGTATATTTTATATAATAAATTAAATAACAAAGGGTGTTCATGCTCTTCTTGCAGTGTTGAGCAAAAACCTGTTTGGAGTGCGACGGCACCTAATAAAGCTGTAAAATTAAAACCTAATTTTATGAAAAAAGATTTATATTTTGTTTTAACAGCAGGGCTTATTCCTTGTCCCGGAACGGTAATTTTATTTATTTATGCTTTTATTTTAAAAACATATTTTGCAGTATTATTAGCTTCTATTTTTATAAGTTTAGGAATGGGAATAGTAATTTTTGCTTCATCTTTTTTAGGTGTTAGTTTAAATAAAATTTCATCAAAATCTCATAATATAACAAACTTTTTGGAAATTGCTGCACCTGTTATAATGTTTGTATTAGGAATGTTGCTATTTTTAAATGCAGCTATAGTATAG
- a CDS encoding PLP-dependent transferase: MNGSFFKEIPTGETLPPNNIHAVSVSMPKLEDVIGYEEQNPKTLEKIKSAYPRFVLHPYLKILANYIKEKYHVCDNYEIVVLSSPKAVKLLSDKYYINNKIEIDEPFGVILVQKETSQLQKVLTYIQHSGCNLSSRFAEDYLYKAGLIKNLFKEKVENKKTAKNTVIETLAKAYKQPKKNICLTPSGMNAVYSVVRGLNSIQSHNGRDILIQFGWLYLDTMNIVNHHFQRQKIFPDIKNLDLLEEYLKINGFKVTAIITEIPTNPLLKCANIKALRKLCDKYNIPLVIDSTFATPYNLDLTSYADIFVESLTKFACGNADVLMGAVILNKKHRLSHMTEEFFRHCEPVFIKDIQRLAFEIKNYEKRVKKISKNTKALVEYFKTCSYIDKIYYCLDKQNKENYSQTMIDENSFVGIISVTFKKPFKEVYDKLNFAKGPSLGTEFTLLMPYTYLAHYDLTKTKKGKEFLKQIDLPIDLLRISVGVEPIEEIIKEFEKIS, encoded by the coding sequence ATGAACGGCAGTTTTTTCAAAGAGATTCCTACAGGAGAGACTTTACCACCCAATAATATCCATGCAGTCTCTGTTTCTATGCCAAAACTTGAAGATGTAATCGGTTATGAAGAACAAAATCCAAAAACTTTAGAAAAGATAAAAAGTGCATATCCCAGATTTGTTCTTCATCCCTATTTAAAAATTTTGGCAAATTATATAAAAGAAAAATATCATGTATGTGATAACTATGAAATTGTCGTTTTAAGTTCACCAAAAGCGGTAAAACTTTTAAGCGACAAATACTATATCAATAATAAAATAGAGATAGATGAACCTTTTGGAGTTATTTTAGTTCAAAAAGAGACCTCACAACTTCAAAAAGTATTAACTTATATTCAACACTCAGGATGCAATCTCTCTTCAAGATTTGCCGAAGATTATTTATATAAAGCAGGTTTAATAAAGAACTTATTTAAAGAAAAAGTAGAAAATAAAAAAACAGCCAAAAACACAGTAATAGAAACTTTGGCAAAAGCTTACAAACAACCTAAAAAAAACATCTGCTTAACACCTTCAGGGATGAATGCAGTCTATTCGGTAGTTAGAGGTTTAAATTCTATTCAAAGTCATAACGGAAGAGATATTCTAATCCAATTTGGCTGGCTTTATTTAGATACTATGAATATAGTTAATCACCATTTTCAAAGACAAAAAATATTTCCCGATATAAAAAACCTTGATTTATTAGAAGAGTATTTAAAAATAAACGGCTTTAAGGTTACGGCAATAATCACGGAAATACCAACAAACCCTTTGCTAAAATGTGCAAATATAAAAGCTTTGAGAAAACTTTGCGACAAATACAATATTCCTCTTGTAATTGATTCAACTTTTGCCACACCTTATAATCTTGATCTAACCTCTTATGCGGATATTTTTGTAGAATCTTTGACCAAATTTGCCTGCGGAAATGCAGATGTTTTAATGGGTGCAGTTATTTTAAATAAAAAACACAGACTTTCACATATGACAGAAGAGTTTTTTAGACACTGCGAACCTGTTTTTATAAAAGATATACAAAGATTGGCTTTTGAAATAAAAAATTATGAAAAAAGAGTTAAAAAAATAAGTAAAAATACAAAAGCTTTGGTTGAATATTTTAAAACCTGCTCTTATATCGATAAAATTTATTATTGTTTAGATAAACAAAATAAAGAAAACTATTCCCAGACAATGATTGATGAAAATAGCTTTGTAGGAATAATCTCGGTAACTTTTAAAAAGCCTTTTAAAGAAGTTTACGATAAATTAAATTTTGCAAAAGGACCTAGTCTTGGAACAGAATTCACCCTTTTGATGCCTTACACTTATTTAGCTCATTATGATTTAACGAAAACAAAAAAAGGCAAAGAGTTTTTAAAACAAATAGATTTACCTATTGATTTACTTAGAATCTCTGTCGGAGTTGAACCAATAGAAGAGATTATAAAAGAGTTTGAAAAAATCTCCTAG
- a CDS encoding metal ABC transporter solute-binding protein, Zn/Mn family encodes MRLILLTFFVLSSFIFAKEEVTVSILPQKYFVEKIAADKVKVNVMVQPGASPATYEPKTSQMKLLSKSVAYFSIGVPFEKVWLEKFENANKDMLIADTSKGIKKAEIAAHHHHKEEADEHENEHHEEHADHDEEEHEHHEHHEEEEHAGHEHHGLDPHIWLEPTLVKIQAKNIYEALVKVDKTNASFYKTNLDKFLKELDSLDKELHNILKNYEDKAFMVFHPSWGYFSRRYHLEQISIEIEGKEPKPAQLVKLVDEAKKHNIKIVFVAPQFSQKGAKTISKSINGNVAVIDPLAENWDENLIKVAKEIAKSYK; translated from the coding sequence ATGAGATTAATTTTATTAACTTTTTTCGTTTTAAGTAGTTTTATATTTGCAAAGGAAGAGGTTACGGTATCAATTCTTCCTCAAAAATATTTTGTAGAAAAAATTGCAGCAGATAAAGTAAAAGTAAACGTAATGGTTCAGCCTGGAGCCTCTCCTGCAACTTATGAGCCTAAAACTTCACAAATGAAACTTTTATCAAAATCGGTAGCATATTTTTCAATAGGAGTTCCTTTTGAAAAAGTTTGGTTAGAAAAATTTGAAAATGCAAATAAAGATATGCTTATAGCAGATACTTCTAAAGGTATCAAAAAAGCAGAAATTGCAGCACACCATCATCACAAAGAAGAAGCAGATGAGCATGAAAATGAACATCATGAAGAGCATGCCGATCATGATGAAGAAGAACATGAACACCATGAACATCACGAAGAGGAAGAACATGCAGGACATGAACATCACGGTTTAGATCCGCATATCTGGCTTGAACCTACTTTAGTTAAAATTCAAGCAAAAAATATTTATGAGGCTTTGGTAAAAGTTGATAAAACAAATGCAAGTTTTTATAAAACAAATTTAGATAAATTTTTAAAAGAGTTAGATAGTTTGGATAAAGAACTTCATAATATATTAAAAAATTACGAAGACAAAGCTTTTATGGTATTTCATCCATCTTGGGGATATTTTTCAAGAAGATATCATTTAGAGCAAATCTCTATTGAAATAGAAGGAAAAGAGCCAAAACCTGCACAACTTGTAAAACTTGTGGATGAAGCTAAAAAACACAATATAAAAATTGTTTTTGTTGCCCCTCAATTTTCTCAAAAAGGAGCTAAAACTATATCTAAGAGTATAAATGGTAATGTTGCGGTTATAGATCCTTTAGCAGAAAACTGGGATGAAAATTTAATTAAGGTGGCAAAAGAGATTGCAAAATCTTATAAGTAG
- a CDS encoding methyl-accepting chemotaxis protein, whose translation MLNNFSISLKLKINSALIVLGLLIAGLVVYNSLNSLSNQYKNSAALAKQNDTLNSIFINGLLYNSSSGVVFQNPDSQKAKETMNKAITKVMKSAIEFKKLNSDLYLKFEDKILNFLTTVKPLYEKVQKGNSLEKEDMAASLQAWRDLKFSVTDILKSIKKDAVKSQESYHTFIEESIISIILIFLVILVLILIFNILLSRSIVQPLEILEEAMEKLSTSSEGHAKIDIKSKDETAMIAKNFNKYLDKIEKGREEDSLVIHDVKEVVEDIKKGKLNSRVKTTTSNRAIMELVNTLNSMLHTLHEIIDHALETLDKYKNEDFRSKTSIECEGEIDKLLEGINTLGETISNMLGKSKRRGLQLNESSKDLSDTIDSLNTSSTEAAANLEQTAAALEEITANVKSSTIKVEQMSQLANEVTENAQKGESLASKTASSMDEINNEVAEINEAITVIDQIAFQTNILSLNAAVEAATAGEAGKGFAVVAQEVRNLANRSADAAKEIKDLVEKATLKANEGKTISDNMIQGYNGLSENINRTIELISDISVASKEQQSGIVQINDAINALDQQSQLNATTASKTKEIATSTQHLAKEILDDTNSKEFLGKNEIKIERKEEKNKELPKSKENKNSKKTEQEKIVQAEDDDEWESF comes from the coding sequence ATGTTAAATAATTTTTCGATATCTTTAAAACTTAAGATAAACAGTGCTCTTATTGTTTTAGGATTGTTAATTGCAGGTTTGGTTGTCTATAACAGCTTAAATTCACTATCAAATCAGTATAAAAACTCTGCAGCTTTAGCTAAACAAAATGATACTTTAAACTCTATTTTTATTAATGGTCTTTTGTATAACTCATCATCAGGTGTCGTATTTCAAAACCCTGACTCACAAAAAGCAAAAGAGACTATGAATAAAGCTATAACAAAGGTCATGAAATCTGCCATTGAGTTCAAAAAACTAAATAGTGATTTATATTTAAAGTTTGAAGATAAGATTTTAAACTTTTTAACTACGGTTAAACCTCTGTATGAAAAAGTTCAAAAAGGGAATTCTTTAGAAAAAGAAGATATGGCTGCCTCTTTACAAGCGTGGAGAGACTTAAAATTCAGTGTTACAGATATTTTAAAAAGTATAAAAAAAGATGCTGTAAAATCGCAAGAGAGTTATCATACTTTTATAGAAGAATCAATTATTAGTATAATTTTGATTTTCCTTGTTATCTTAGTTTTGATTCTTATCTTTAATATTTTATTATCAAGAAGTATTGTTCAGCCTTTAGAGATTTTAGAAGAGGCTATGGAAAAACTCTCTACTTCTTCGGAAGGTCACGCAAAAATTGATATAAAAAGCAAAGACGAAACAGCAATGATTGCAAAAAACTTCAATAAATATCTTGATAAAATAGAAAAAGGAAGAGAAGAAGACTCTTTGGTTATTCATGATGTAAAAGAAGTTGTTGAGGATATTAAAAAAGGTAAACTAAACAGTAGAGTTAAAACAACAACCTCAAACAGAGCTATTATGGAGCTTGTTAATACACTTAACAGTATGCTTCACACTCTTCATGAAATTATAGACCATGCACTTGAAACATTGGATAAATATAAAAATGAAGATTTTAGATCAAAAACTTCAATTGAGTGCGAAGGTGAAATAGATAAGCTTTTAGAAGGGATTAATACCCTTGGCGAAACTATTTCTAATATGCTTGGAAAAAGTAAAAGACGTGGATTGCAGTTAAATGAGAGTTCAAAAGATTTATCAGATACTATTGACTCTTTAAATACGAGTTCAACGGAAGCTGCCGCAAATCTGGAACAGACAGCCGCTGCTTTAGAAGAGATTACGGCAAACGTAAAAAGCAGTACAATTAAAGTCGAACAAATGTCTCAATTGGCAAATGAAGTAACAGAAAATGCACAAAAAGGTGAAAGTCTAGCTTCAAAAACAGCATCTTCAATGGATGAGATAAATAACGAAGTTGCCGAAATAAATGAAGCTATTACAGTAATTGACCAAATTGCATTTCAAACGAATATTCTTTCACTAAATGCAGCTGTTGAAGCAGCAACGGCAGGTGAAGCAGGAAAAGGTTTTGCAGTAGTTGCACAAGAAGTTAGAAACTTGGCGAATAGAAGTGCGGACGCGGCAAAAGAGATTAAAGACTTAGTTGAAAAAGCAACATTAAAAGCAAATGAAGGTAAAACAATCTCTGATAATATGATTCAAGGTTATAATGGTTTAAGTGAAAATATAAACAGAACTATTGAACTTATTTCAGATATTTCCGTAGCAAGTAAAGAACAACAAAGCGGTATTGTGCAAATAAACGATGCGATTAATGCTCTTGATCAACAATCTCAATTAAATGCCACAACAGCTTCAAAAACAAAAGAGATAGCAACTTCTACTCAACACTTGGCAAAAGAGATACTTGATGATACAAACAGCAAAGAATTTTTAGGTAAAAATGAAATAAAAATTGAGAGAAAAGAAGAAAAAAACAAAGAACTTCCAAAATCAAAAGAGAATAAAAATTCTAAAAAAACAGAACAAGAAAAAATAGTCCAAGCAGAAGATGACGATGAATGGGAGAGTTTTTAA